The segment GCAACGTGACGCTGGACTACCGCTGCGCCGACGTGCTGGCCGACGACTGGTCGACCGATCCCTGGAACAACCGTCCCTGGAGTCTGGTGGTGCTGTGCTTCGCCCACCTGGCCCCGGCCGACGCGATCGCCATGCACGCGCGCGTCGCCGAGGCGCTGGCGCCAGGCGGCACGCTGCTGCTCAGCTCGTTCAGCAAGGCCCAGCTGGGCCGCACGTCGGGCGGCCCGCCGCGCCTGGAATGGCTGCACGACCTGGAGGAGTTGCGCGCGCAGTTCCCGGGCCTGGCCTGGGACCAGGCCGTCGAGCACGAAGTCGACCTGTCCGAGGGCAGCGGCCACCGCGGCGCCGCCATGGTGATCGAGATGATCGGGCGCAAGACGAAGGAAGCCTGGTCGGGCGGCGGCTGGGGCAAGGGCGGCTGGTCGAAGGGGAATTGGGACAACGCCAGCAGGAACTGACGGCAGCTACGCCCGAACATCCCGCGCACCGCCAGCTTCGACCAGTCCTCGAACGAGCCGCCGTCCGGCCCGGCGCCGTCATCCAGCAGGGCCGGCAGCTCGCGGGCATTGATCCAGCGCGCCTGGTGCGGCTCGGCCTGGGCGCTGACCAGCCGGATCAGCTCGTCGTCACTGCCGGGCAGCGCATCGAGCGCCACGC is part of the bacterium genome and harbors:
- a CDS encoding methyltransferase domain-containing protein, whose translation is MSDQPGNRWDERYDHERYYYGEEPNAFIATHLPTLPKGTALFLGEGEGRNAVYAAGLGHRVLAVDSSEVGRRKALALAAARNVTLDYRCADVLADDWSTDPWNNRPWSLVVLCFAHLAPADAIAMHARVAEALAPGGTLLLSSFSKAQLGRTSGGPPRLEWLHDLEELRAQFPGLAWDQAVEHEVDLSEGSGHRGAAMVIEMIGRKTKEAWSGGGWGKGGWSKGNWDNASRN